The Procambarus clarkii isolate CNS0578487 chromosome 56, FALCON_Pclarkii_2.0, whole genome shotgun sequence genome includes a region encoding these proteins:
- the LOC138353135 gene encoding crustacyanin-C1 subunit-like, producing MNSLAILLVLVAAVAADKIPDFVVPGQCPAVDESKLWTEQKPNHANYAGVWYQFALTNNPYQLIDKCVRNDYSFDGSQFDITSTGVTADGSLLKRNGKVYPNPLGEPHLTVDYENSWAAPYVILDTDYTNFACLYSCHSYNFGYYSDFAFIFTRSPSLADKFVKRCEAAFKSINVDTSRFIKTVQGTSCNYDVQKTL from the exons ATGAACTCGCTGGCCATCCTGCTGGTCCTCGTGGCCGCCGTCGCTGCTGACAAGATCCCGGACTTCGTGGTCCCCGGCCAGTGTCCTGCCGTCGACGAGAGCAAGTTGTGGACCGAACAGAAACCTAACCATGCCAAC TATGCGGGCGTCTGGTATCAGTTCGCTCTCACCAACAACCCCTACCAGCTGATTGACAAATGCGTCAGGAACGATTACTCCTTCG ATGGAAGTCAGTTTGATATAACATCAACGGGCGTGACTGCTGACGGCAGCCTGTTGAAGCGCAACGGGAAGGTGTACCCCAACCCCCTCGGTGAACCTCATCTCACCGTCGACTACGAGAACT CCTGGGCCGCCCCGTACGTGATCCTGGACACGGACTACACCAACTTCGCCTGCTTGTACTCCTGCCACAGCTACAACTTTGGTTATTACTCCGACTTTGCCTTCATCTTCACCCGCTCTCCCAGCCTAGCTGACAAGTTCGTGAAGCGGTGTGAAGCTGCCTTCAAGAGCATCAATGTTGACACTTCCCGCTTCATTAAGACCGTCCAAGGAACGTCGTGTAACTATGATGTTCAAAAAACTCTCTAA
- the LOC123770945 gene encoding crustacyanin-C1 subunit, with amino-acid sequence MNSLAILLVLVAAVAADKIPDFVVPGQCPTVDESKLWTEQKPNHANYAGVWYQFALTNNPYQLIDKCVRNDYSFDGSQFDITSTGVTADGSLLKRNGKVYPNPLGEPHLTVDYENSWAAPYVILDTDYTNFACLYSCHSYNFGYYSDFAFIFTRSPSLADKFVKRCEAAFKSINVDTSRFIKTVQGTSCNYDVQKTL; translated from the exons ATGAACTCGCTGGCCATCCTGCTGGTCCTCGTGGCCGCCGTCGCTGCTGACAAGATCCCGGACTTCGTGGTCCCCGGCCAGTGTCCTACCGTCGACGAGAGCAAGTTGTGGACCGAACAGAAACCTAACCATGCCAAC TATGCGGGCGTCTGGTATCAGTTCGCTCTCACCAACAACCCCTACCAGCTGATTGACAAATGCGTCAGGAACGATTACTCCTTTG ATGGAAGTCAGTTTGATATAACATCAACGGGCGTGACTGCTGACGGCAGCCTGTTGAAGCGCAACGGGAAGGTGTACCCCAACCCCCTCGGTGAACCTCATCTCACCGTCGACTACGAGAACT CCTGGGCCGCCCCGTACGTGATCCTGGACACGGACTACACCAACTTCGCCTGCTTGTACTCCTGCCACAGCTACAACTTTGGTTATTACTCCGACTTTGCCTTCATCTTCACCCGCTCTCCCAGCCTAGCTGACAAGTTCGTGAAGCGGTGTGAAGCTGCCTTCAAGAGCATCAATGTTGACACTTCCCGCTTCATTAAGACCGTCCAAGGAACGTCGTGTAACTATGATGTTCAAAAAACTCTCTAA
- the LOC123770818 gene encoding crustacyanin-A2 subunit: MFTAFLTAALVACVAADGIPSFVSPGKCASVANQDNFDLRKYAGRWYQTHIIENPYQPVTRCIHSNYDYSDSDFGFKVTTAGLNPKGEYLKIDFKIYPTKEFPAAHMLIDAPSVFASPYEVIETDYDTYSCVYSCVTTDNYKSEFGFVYSRTPQTSGPAVEKCAAVFKKNGVEFSKFVPVQQTAECVYRA, from the exons ATGTTCACAGCTTTCCTCACTGCCGCCCTCGTGGCCTGTGTTGCCGCCGACGGTATTCCAAGCTTCGTCTCTCCTGGAAAATGTGCCTCAGTTGCCAACCAGGACAACTTCGACCTCAGGAAG TACGCTGGCCGCTGGTACCAGACTCACATCATCGAGAACCCTTACCAGCCGGTGACTCGATGCATCCACTCCAACTATGACTATTCCGATAGTGACTTCGGCTTCAAGGTGACCACCGCCGGCCTAAACCCAAAGGGAGAATATCTTAAGATTGACTTTAAGATCTACCCAACAAAGGAGTTCCCAGCCGCTCACATGCTCATTGATGCTCCTTCAG TGTTCGCCTCGCCGTATGAGGTCATCGAGACTGACTACGACACCTACTCCTGCGTCTACTCCTGCGTCACCACCGACAACTACAAGTCGGAGTTCGGCTTCGTGTACTCCCGTACCCCCCAGACCTCAGGACCCGCCGTCGAGAAGTGTGCTGCTGTCTTCAAGAAGAACGGTGTCGAGTTCTCAAAGTTCGTGCCTGTCCAGCAGACGGCTGAGTGCGTCTACAGAGCTTAA
- the LOC123770817 gene encoding crustacyanin-A2 subunit, translated as MFTTVLTAALVACVAADGIPSFVSPGQCASVANQDNFDLRKYAGRWYQTHIIENPYQPVTRCIHSNYDYSDSDYGFKVTTAGFNPKGEYLKIDFKIYPTKEFPAAHMLIDAPSVFASPYEVIETDYDTYSCVYSCVTTDNYKSEFGFVYSRTPQTSGPAVEKCAAVFKKNGVEFSKFVPVQQTAECVYRA; from the exons ATGTTCACAACGGTCCTCACTGCCGCCCTCGTGGCCTGTGTTGCCGCCGACGGTATTCCAAGCTTCGTCTCTCCTGGTCAATGTGCCTCAGTTGCCAACCAGGACAACTTCGACCTCAGGAAG TACGCTGGCCGTTGGTACCAGACCCACATCATCGAGAACCCTTACCAGCCGGTGACTCGATGCATCCACTCCAACTATGACTATTCCGATAGTGACTACGGCTTCAAGGTGACCACCGCCGGCTTCAACCCGAAGGGAGAATATCTGAAGATTGACTTCAAGATCTACCCAACAAAGGAGTTCCCAGCCGCTCACATGCTCATTGATGCTCCTTCAG TGTTCGCCTCGCCGTATGAGGTTATCGAGACTGACTACGACACCTACTCCTGCGTCTACTCCTGCGTCACCACCGACAACTATAAGTCAGAGTTCGGCTTCGTGTACTCCCGTACCCCCCAGACCTCAGGACCCGCCGTCGAGAAGTGTGCCGCTGTCTTCAAGAAGAACGGTGTCGAGTTCTCAAAGTTCGTGCCTGTCCAACAGACGGCTGAGTGCGTCTACAGAGCTTAA